One segment of Synergistota bacterium DNA contains the following:
- the fliR gene encoding flagellar type III secretion system protein FliR, which yields MLKHLDAFLLVFLRITAFLFSAPLFNSRTVPTVARLGLAFFLAIILFYPLYSFLKIPGFSPLRFGVYAIKEFLTGLAMGFSVSMIFSAFQLAGTIYGYQMGFGIISVLDPEAGVSVSLTGQLKFLLGVFLFLETNCHHYLLMALFNSFKLISLGGAKFTGGLTKEIVSIFGGMFLIAIQIALPIIAVLLIIDISLGIIGRTIPQLNIFVIGFPLKIAIAFLTLMFILPALKTFMEGVLGGLIRNLGEVIVHLK from the coding sequence TTGCTAAAGCATCTGGATGCCTTTCTGCTTGTTTTTCTGCGAATAACAGCTTTCTTATTCTCTGCCCCGCTTTTCAACAGTAGGACGGTACCGACTGTGGCACGCCTCGGGTTGGCTTTCTTTCTTGCCATTATACTTTTTTATCCGCTTTATTCTTTTTTAAAGATTCCTGGTTTTTCTCCGCTTAGATTTGGTGTTTATGCGATTAAGGAGTTTTTAACCGGGCTTGCGATGGGCTTTTCCGTTTCTATGATATTTTCTGCCTTTCAACTCGCTGGTACCATTTACGGCTATCAAATGGGCTTTGGAATAATCTCGGTTCTCGATCCTGAAGCTGGTGTTAGCGTAAGCTTGACCGGCCAGCTTAAGTTCTTGCTTGGTGTCTTTCTGTTTCTGGAAACTAATTGCCATCACTATCTTCTAATGGCTTTGTTTAACAGCTTTAAGCTTATTTCCCTTGGAGGAGCTAAATTTACAGGTGGTCTAACCAAAGAAATAGTTTCTATCTTTGGAGGAATGTTTTTGATTGCTATACAGATAGCTCTTCCTATAATAGCGGTTCTTCTGATAATAGATATAAGTTTGGGAATAATAGGGAGAACGATTCCACAGCTTAATATCTTCGTTATAGGTTTTCCTCTTAAGATAGCGATAGCCTTCCTTACTCTGATGTTCATATTGCCTGCTTTAAAGACCTTTATGGAGGGGGTTTTAGGTGGTCTCATCAGGAATCTCGGAGAAGTTATCGTTCATCTTAAATGA
- the fliQ gene encoding flagellar biosynthesis protein FliQ translates to MTDAMAIEIIRKALFTALLVAAPMLGVALVVGVLISIIQTATSIQEQTLTFIPKIVAVLISIIYFGPWMFRLLIDFTTGLWNSIPLILR, encoded by the coding sequence ATGACCGATGCAATGGCTATAGAAATAATAAGAAAGGCTCTTTTTACAGCGTTGTTGGTTGCTGCTCCCATGTTGGGAGTAGCGCTTGTTGTTGGAGTGCTTATAAGCATTATTCAAACGGCCACTTCGATACAGGAGCAGACCCTTACTTTCATTCCTAAGATAGTGGCGGTTTTAATAAGTATCATCTATTTTGGTCCTTGGATGTTTAGACTTCTTATTGATTTTACAACGGGGCTCTGGAATTCAATCCCTTTGATATTAAGATAA